Proteins encoded by one window of Leishmania infantum JPCM5 genome chromosome 32:
- a CDS encoding putative proteasome regulatory non-ATP-ase subunit — MSSPPPPRNIEEDLHKNEEEKPAPELDDADIPVDPLLTLLYIRHTLTSPWSSSEERETAKAAMMEEMEKHNMAPYIRLVCEALGVPLDESKLAEMDAINAKKVAAFDARLKDAVDNLGDTEVRDVLQAKCDHYARIGDLEMCMKTNEECAAKTLATGPKLDLYFQRIRLGIAFSDNDIAAKGITDAHRLMKDGDWERRNRLRVYEGIYHVFIRDFQRGSALLLDSITTFAAGELLTFQDFVFITVVASLPVLSRPELRKRIVYSPEVNRTGVDDVRELVNSIYDCQYNKVFPNLEVVCQHLRKVVYLSPHVSYFFREMRVLVFTQFLDSYSSVTLESMGAAFGIPVPALDSMLCTLISNERIACKVDRVDGSVETYRGDTTNFDYHRIVKSGDLLLNRIQKLSRLVDM; from the coding sequence GTTGCTCACGCTGCTGTATATCCGTCACACGCTGACTTCGCCGTGGAGCTCCTCCGAGGAGCGAGAGACGGCCaaggcggcgatgatggaggagatggagaagcACAACATGGCGCCCTACATCCGCTTAGTCTGCGAGGCTCTCGGGGTCCCGCTCGATGAGTCGAAGTTGGCAGAGATGGACGCCATCAACGCCAAGAAGGTGGCCGCCTTCGACGCGCGGCTGAAGGATGCGGTCGACAACCTCGGCGACACGGAGGTGCGCGATGTGCTACAGGCCAAGTGCGATCACTACGCCCGCATTGGAGACCTCGAGATGTGCATGAAGACGAACGAGGAGTGCGCCGCCAAGACGCTCGCGACAGGCCCGAAGCTGGACCTGTACTTCCAGCGCATTCGCCTCGGCATTGCCTTTTCCGACAACGACATTGCCGCCAAGGGAATCACGGACGCACATCGTCTCATGAAAGACGGCGACTGGGAGCGCCGCAACcgcctgcgtgtgtacgAGGGCATCTATCACGTGTTTATTCGCGACTTCCAGCGTGGgtccgcgctgctgctcgactcCATCACGACGTTTGCGGCTGGCGAGCTTCTGACGTTTCAGGACTTCGTTTTCATTACCGTAGTCGCAAGCCTCCCGGTCCTCAGCCGAccggagctgcgcaagcgtATCGTGTATAGCCCCGAGGTTAACCGCACCGGCGTCGACGATGTGCGGGAGTTGGTGAACTCGATCTACGACTGTCAATACAACAAGGTGTTCCCCAATCTGGAGGTGGTGTGCCAGCATCTGCGCAAGGTCGTCTACCTCTCTCCGCACGTCAGCTACTTCTTCCGCGAGATGCGGGTGCTCGTCTTCACGCAGTTCCTGGATTCATACAGCAGTGTCACGCTGGAGTCGATGGGTGCGGCCTTCGGTATtccggtgccggcgctggaCAGCATGTTGTGCACGCTGATCTCCAACGAGCGCATCGCGTGCAAAGTGGACCGCGTCGACGGCAGTGTCGAGACATACCGCGGCGACACAACGAACTTCGACTACCATCGCATTGTGAAGAGCGGCGACCTGCTACTGAACCGCATTCAGAAGCTCTCTCGCCTGGTGGACATGTAG